Proteins encoded together in one Monomorium pharaonis isolate MP-MQ-018 chromosome 8, ASM1337386v2, whole genome shotgun sequence window:
- the LOC118646932 gene encoding vicilin-like seed storage protein At2g18540 has product MEELGRELRNLKWEMTRRLREVGERLRGLEERLEALEGEGMRREEEVAGEREELRSMRKERGRGSREEEAQRDDDEEGEMEKRRIGRDDGREGRSGKREQVVGEKREERMGEGENKRRRERREEEKKGRKDGVEESWWQETRGEEEKERRGGEERDEDEGRGQERSRTKEGQTGGTGKEERKGAEREEKEDGERDGKGIEAWKRVEREMERRMRERAEREGWERVREAERERRVREVRRRNIVWRGVEGEGAIERKAIIEGIMKREAERKVDLGVVSERVGERGTIVVITEVVREEDRDWLLERRAEIRSRWDVRLDEDLSMEERKIRWRMLERAKEERNKGKKVYVGNRSMWVDGREWVWNKRKEEWEIGEGEGKEEGN; this is encoded by the coding sequence atggAGGAGCTGGGCAGAGAATTGAGGAATTTGAAGTGGGAAATGACAAGGAGACTGAGGGAAGTCGGAGAGAGACTGAGAGGATTGGAAGAGAGGTTAGAGGCGCTGGAAGGAGAAGGCATGAGAAGGGAAGAAGAGGTAGCAGGTGAGAGGGAAGAGCTGAGGAGTatgaggaaagagagaggaagaggcagCAGAGAAGAGGAAGCGCAGagggacgacgacgaggagggAGAGATGGAGAAGAGGAGGATCGGACGGGACGACgggagagaaggaagaagTGGGAAAAGGGAACAGGTGGTTGGAGagaagagggaggagaggaTGGGGGAAGGCGAGAACAAGAGGAGAAGAGAACGGAGGGAAGAGGAGAAGAAGGGGCGGAAGGACGGAGTTGAGGAGAGCTGGTGGCAGGAGacgagaggagaggaggagaaggagaggagagggggcGAGGAGAGAGACGAGGATGAAGGAAGAGGACAAGAGAGGAGCAGAACGAAGGAGGGACAGACAGGAGGAACTGGCAAGGAGGAGAGGAAGGgagcagagagagaggagaaggaagATGGGGAGAGAGATGGGAAGGGGATAGAGGCATGGAAAAGGGTGGAAAGGGAAATGGAGAGGAGGATGAGGGAGAGGGCGGAGAGAGAAGGGTGGGAAAGAGTAAGGGAGGcggaaagggagagaagagTAAGGGAGGTGAGAAGAAGAAACATAGTGTGGAGGGGTgtggagggggagggggcgaTAGAAAGAAAGGCGATAATAGAGGGGATTATGAAGAGAGAAGCGGAAAGGAAAGTAGATTTAGGGGTAGTATCAGAAAGAGTGGGGGAAAGGGGGACGATAGTGGTGATAACGGAGGTGGTGAGAGAGGAGGATAGAGACTGGTTGTTAGAGAGGAGGGCGGAAATAAGGAGTCGCTGGGATGTAAGGTTAGACGAGGATTTATCGATGGAGGAGAGGAAAATCAGATGGAGGATGTTAGAAAGGGCAAAAGAGGAGAGAAATAAGGGAAAGAAAGTATATGTGGGGAATAGAAGCATGTGGGTGGACGGGAGAGAATGGGTGTGGAATAAAAGGAAAGAAGAGTGGGAAATAGGCGAGGGGGAAGGAAAGGAGGAAGGGAATTAA